One stretch of Laspinema palackyanum D2c DNA includes these proteins:
- a CDS encoding NAD(P)H-quinone oxidoreductase subunit 4, whose product MLTIDFPWLTTIILFPLLAALVIPALPDQEGKTIRLYTLGVGLIELALTLVAFGQNYDLNNPELQLVESYPWIPQLGLNWTLAVDGISMPLIVLTALVTTLAIAAGWNVTKKPRLFYALMLVLYSAQIGVFAAGDMLLFFLMWEIELVPVYLLISIWGGEKRLYAATKFILYTALASIFILVAALAMAFYGDTITFNMAELSAKHYPIALELLLYAGLFIAFGVKLPIFPLHTWLPDAHGEASAPVSMILAGVLLKMGGYALIRMNLEMLPNAHLYFAPVLAILGVVNIVYGALSAFGQDHLKRRLAYSSISHMGFVLIGIASLTELGISGALLQMLSHGLIAAALFFLAGVTYERTHTLAMEKMGGLAKLMPKVFALFTAGAMASLALPGMSGFVSELTVFLGLSTSYAYSTPFKVVVIGLAAVGLIVTPIYLLSMLRQVFYGKVEPIANVEAWEFLDAKPREIAIAACLLLPIIGIGLYPKAATQTYDVKTTEVAAEVRNALPIFAQQQDRLFSGGFFAPSIPRVDAQVLFSITDIGKGA is encoded by the coding sequence ATGTTAACCATAGACTTTCCCTGGCTAACCACTATAATTCTTTTCCCGCTCCTAGCGGCCCTAGTCATCCCGGCACTCCCCGATCAAGAGGGTAAAACCATCCGCCTCTATACCCTAGGCGTCGGCTTAATCGAACTCGCCCTCACCCTAGTCGCCTTTGGGCAGAACTACGACCTCAACAACCCCGAATTGCAACTCGTCGAAAGCTACCCCTGGATCCCCCAACTGGGTCTCAACTGGACCCTAGCCGTTGACGGCATTTCCATGCCCCTGATTGTCTTAACCGCCTTAGTCACCACCCTCGCCATTGCCGCAGGATGGAACGTCACCAAAAAGCCCCGGTTATTTTACGCCCTGATGTTGGTCTTGTACAGCGCCCAAATCGGCGTCTTTGCCGCTGGGGATATGCTGCTATTCTTCCTGATGTGGGAAATCGAACTCGTGCCGGTTTACCTACTGATTTCGATATGGGGTGGCGAAAAACGCCTCTACGCCGCGACTAAATTCATTTTATATACTGCATTAGCTTCTATCTTTATTTTGGTCGCTGCCTTAGCAATGGCATTCTATGGCGATACCATCACCTTTAATATGGCCGAACTGAGTGCCAAACATTATCCCATTGCCTTAGAATTGCTGCTTTATGCCGGGTTGTTCATCGCCTTTGGCGTCAAACTGCCCATCTTCCCCCTCCATACCTGGCTCCCGGACGCTCACGGAGAAGCCTCCGCCCCAGTTTCCATGATTTTGGCCGGGGTCTTGCTGAAAATGGGCGGCTATGCCTTAATCCGCATGAACCTGGAAATGCTTCCTAACGCCCATCTCTACTTTGCCCCCGTTCTAGCAATCTTGGGGGTCGTGAATATTGTCTATGGTGCATTGAGTGCCTTTGGGCAAGATCACCTCAAACGGCGTTTAGCCTATTCTTCGATTTCCCACATGGGATTTGTCCTGATTGGGATTGCGTCCTTAACGGAACTGGGAATCAGCGGTGCCTTGTTGCAAATGCTGTCCCACGGATTGATTGCCGCCGCTTTATTCTTCCTGGCTGGGGTCACCTACGAGCGGACTCATACCCTGGCAATGGAAAAAATGGGCGGTTTGGCGAAGTTGATGCCCAAAGTATTTGCTCTGTTTACTGCCGGTGCAATGGCATCCTTGGCCCTACCTGGGATGAGCGGATTTGTCAGTGAATTGACCGTGTTTTTAGGACTTTCCACCAGTTACGCCTACAGCACCCCGTTTAAAGTGGTGGTGATTGGGTTAGCGGCGGTGGGTTTAATTGTCACGCCGATTTATTTGCTGTCCATGCTGCGCCAGGTGTTCTATGGCAAAGTTGAGCCGATCGCGAATGTCGAGGCGTGGGAGTTCCTGGATGCGAAACCTCGGGAGATTGCGATCGCCGCTTGTCTGTTGTTGCCGATTATCGGAATTGGGTTATACCCGAAAGCGGCCACTCAAACCTACGATGTGAAAACCACCGAAGTTGCCGCCGAGGTTCGCAATGCCCTGCCTATCTTTGCTCAACAGCAAGATCGGTTGTTCTCCGGTGGGTTTTTCGCTCCCAGTATCCCCCGTGTCGATGCTCAAGTTTTATTTAGCATTACGGATATCGGTAAGGGGGCTTAA
- the metX gene encoding homoserine O-acetyltransferase MetX: MNDTRYISPETQFCELTQPVILESGQVLIGVQVAYRTWGKLNPERDNAVVICHALTGWADADQWWDPLFGPGKALDTEKDFIICSNVLGSCYGTTGPTSVNPETGCPYGPDFPRITIRDMVRVQAALLDELEVAKVKLAIGGSLGGMQVLEWGVMYPEKVEAIATFAASGRHSSWCIGLSEAQRQAIYADPYWRGGYYTIEQPPAAGLSAARMMAMCSYRSWASLEQKFGRNKSADGNWEIVNYLHHQGQKLVNRFDANSYITLTYAMDSHDVSRGIGDYNSVLASIQQPTLVVAIDSDVLYPPVEQEKLAQLIPNAQLGWLNSPHGHDAFLIDMEDLNAMVVNFRQSLDWNAANRDRSHLSRIWRVDN; this comes from the coding sequence ATGAATGACACCCGATATATTTCCCCGGAAACCCAGTTTTGTGAGCTTACACAACCCGTTATCCTAGAATCTGGACAGGTTTTGATCGGGGTTCAAGTCGCCTATCGAACCTGGGGAAAGCTCAATCCAGAACGAGATAATGCCGTGGTCATCTGCCATGCCTTAACCGGATGGGCAGATGCGGATCAGTGGTGGGACCCTTTATTTGGCCCCGGAAAAGCCCTGGATACGGAAAAAGATTTTATTATTTGCAGCAATGTCTTGGGCAGTTGTTACGGCACTACTGGCCCCACCTCGGTCAATCCAGAAACCGGATGTCCCTATGGTCCGGATTTCCCTCGGATTACGATTCGGGATATGGTGCGAGTCCAGGCAGCCTTGCTGGATGAGTTGGAAGTCGCCAAAGTGAAGCTGGCGATCGGGGGGTCATTAGGCGGGATGCAGGTCCTGGAATGGGGGGTGATGTATCCGGAAAAAGTGGAGGCGATCGCCACCTTTGCCGCCTCGGGAAGACATTCCTCCTGGTGTATTGGACTCAGCGAAGCCCAGCGCCAAGCCATTTATGCCGACCCCTACTGGCGCGGTGGCTATTACACCATTGAACAACCCCCTGCTGCCGGATTGTCCGCGGCGCGGATGATGGCAATGTGTTCTTATCGCAGTTGGGCCAGTTTAGAGCAAAAATTCGGGCGCAACAAAAGTGCCGATGGCAATTGGGAAATCGTCAACTATCTCCACCATCAAGGCCAAAAACTGGTAAATCGCTTTGATGCCAATAGTTACATCACCCTGACTTACGCAATGGATAGTCACGATGTCTCTCGCGGAATCGGGGATTATAATTCGGTGTTGGCGAGTATCCAACAACCAACTCTGGTGGTGGCGATCGACTCTGATGTACTTTATCCTCCGGTAGAACAGGAGAAGTTAGCTCAGTTGATTCCGAATGCTCAACTAGGGTGGTTGAACTCTCCCCACGGGCACGATGCGTTTTTAATTGATATGGAAGATTTGAACGCAATGGTGGTGAATTTCCGCCAGTCCCTGGACTGGAATGCCGCCAATCGCGATCGCTCTCATCTGTCCCGGATTTGGCGCGTGGATAATTAG
- a CDS encoding GumC family protein yields the protein MSRKSRWPIYLFLGITTNLLVWGLAIAYITLKAPSYTTKWSVTLPGTGSTSRVDLPGIGIASSQTDSPYRYDSHHDPRENYKYIAGSDEVRTRAAELLNLDLKAFNEPKIEIIGNSTLMEFEMVGDTPQLAQQKATALHQAFLLQLEALRQEEITDHDRNLQLLLSQSQQNLEKAQARLSEYQVTSSIMSSEQLVDLSKTIEALRKQKAEVDAMNRQSNARMVQIAQNLDLTPAEANEAFALQSDGLFQDYLLKYQTTRSEIIALTSVYTPRHPVVLAKQQELDEARAGLAERSQQIVGRPIDPEIWEETNLRNGDNASKREVLFQELITFQTENVGLEAQSQELGRQITTLENRLKTLSVQGSELENLRRDVQIAEAVFSSTLTQMDMSKSNIFASYPRIQMLTPPALPQEPSSPKKVLAILGAGMSSVFFTAGFLLLWMRDVKNQRRKQSAIIVEPKPQPIPVNSAYPQQNSSTAVSKR from the coding sequence GTGTCTAGAAAAAGCCGGTGGCCTATTTACTTATTTTTAGGAATTACAACCAATCTATTGGTTTGGGGATTGGCGATCGCCTACATCACCCTCAAAGCCCCAAGCTATACTACCAAATGGTCAGTCACCCTGCCCGGTACAGGTTCTACAAGCCGAGTAGACTTACCCGGCATTGGGATCGCCTCTTCCCAAACCGACTCTCCCTACCGATACGATTCCCACCACGACCCTCGGGAAAATTACAAATATATCGCGGGAAGCGATGAGGTTAGAACCCGTGCAGCCGAACTGCTCAATCTCGACCTGAAAGCCTTCAATGAACCCAAAATCGAGATTATCGGCAACTCCACGCTCATGGAGTTTGAAATGGTCGGCGATACTCCCCAACTGGCTCAACAAAAGGCAACCGCCCTCCACCAAGCCTTCCTCCTTCAGTTAGAGGCACTTAGACAAGAAGAAATTACCGATCATGACCGCAACTTACAACTGTTGCTCAGTCAGTCTCAGCAAAACTTAGAAAAGGCCCAGGCTCGCTTATCCGAGTATCAAGTGACCTCTAGCATCATGTCTTCCGAGCAATTGGTTGACCTCTCAAAAACCATTGAAGCATTACGGAAGCAAAAAGCCGAAGTGGATGCCATGAATCGGCAAAGTAACGCCCGAATGGTCCAAATTGCTCAAAACTTAGACCTCACCCCGGCAGAAGCAAACGAAGCCTTTGCCTTACAATCGGATGGGTTATTTCAAGACTATCTGCTGAAATACCAAACCACCCGAAGTGAGATCATCGCCTTGACCTCGGTTTATACTCCGCGCCATCCCGTCGTTCTGGCAAAACAACAAGAACTGGATGAAGCCCGTGCCGGATTAGCCGAACGGAGTCAGCAAATTGTGGGGCGACCCATTGACCCGGAAATCTGGGAAGAAACCAACTTAAGAAATGGCGACAATGCTTCTAAGCGAGAAGTCTTATTTCAAGAGTTGATTACATTTCAGACAGAAAACGTTGGCTTAGAAGCACAATCGCAAGAGTTAGGGAGGCAGATTACCACCTTAGAAAATCGTTTAAAAACTTTATCAGTCCAGGGATCAGAACTGGAAAATTTACGGAGGGACGTTCAAATCGCCGAAGCGGTATTTTCCTCAACTTTAACCCAGATGGACATGAGTAAGTCTAACATTTTTGCCAGCTATCCGCGCATTCAAATGTTGACGCCACCGGCCTTGCCACAAGAACCCAGTTCTCCGAAAAAAGTCTTAGCCATACTGGGTGCAGGGATGAGTTCAGTCTTTTTTACCGCTGGATTTCTCCTGTTGTGGATGCGGGATGTCAAAAATCAACGGAGGAAGCAAAGTGCAATAATAGTCGAGCCTAAACCCCAACCGATTCCGGTTAACTCGGCGTACCCTCAGCAAAATTCATCAACCGCAGTGTCTAAGCGATGA
- a CDS encoding phosphotransferase family protein, which translates to MCPPPSVNPDAIALPPQLRRLLYRIRVALGASPMIIANRKKSGSIDIKGFVRDIFPEFSWAAFSVGVPGKAQKITAQLWNDRNQVIGYLKYSSKPIACDRIAREYAVLSQLNVQPRPLKFGPLSKGTALLIEPIPGKHISCGTLPPEPEILTLLDQYAIAKPVPLNEHPWVQSFQQTADPIALKWLDALGNRPWPIVALHGDFSPWNLLRSPDDKIFAIDWEYGVAEGFPYLDLAYYILQVAYWCLEWSPTQAFEYAVEFLSSPSGPNLTLAEAKAIVRLSAYQGYQFMLEDGHSIEEKPQYWRSKVWEHELCNISN; encoded by the coding sequence TTGTGTCCTCCTCCTTCGGTTAATCCCGATGCCATTGCCTTGCCCCCACAGTTGAGGCGACTCTTGTATCGAATTCGGGTGGCTTTAGGGGCGTCGCCGATGATAATTGCCAACCGAAAAAAGTCTGGCTCAATTGATATTAAGGGGTTTGTCCGGGATATTTTTCCCGAGTTTAGTTGGGCCGCGTTTTCTGTGGGTGTTCCGGGGAAAGCACAGAAAATTACTGCCCAACTTTGGAACGATCGCAATCAAGTGATTGGCTATTTGAAATACTCGTCCAAACCCATCGCCTGCGATCGCATCGCCCGGGAATACGCAGTTCTCTCTCAACTCAATGTCCAACCCAGACCCTTAAAATTTGGCCCGTTGAGTAAGGGAACCGCCCTGTTAATCGAACCGATTCCGGGAAAACATATCTCTTGTGGAACGCTTCCCCCGGAACCAGAAATTCTCACCCTTCTGGATCAGTATGCGATCGCCAAACCTGTTCCCCTGAATGAGCATCCTTGGGTTCAATCCTTCCAACAGACTGCCGACCCAATAGCCCTGAAGTGGTTAGATGCCTTGGGCAATCGCCCCTGGCCGATTGTCGCCTTACATGGGGACTTTTCCCCCTGGAACCTGTTGCGATCGCCCGATGACAAGATTTTTGCCATTGACTGGGAATATGGAGTTGCCGAAGGGTTTCCGTACCTCGACCTCGCGTATTACATCCTACAAGTCGCCTATTGGTGCTTGGAGTGGTCTCCCACTCAAGCTTTTGAGTATGCGGTGGAGTTTCTCTCTAGCCCTTCGGGGCCAAACCTCACATTAGCAGAGGCAAAGGCGATCGTGCGATTGAGTGCCTATCAGGGCTATCAATTTATGCTCGAAGATGGACATTCTATCGAAGAAAAACCTCAATATTGGCGCTCTAAGGTGTGGGAACATGAACTTTGCAACATTTCAAACTAA
- a CDS encoding O-acetylhomoserine aminocarboxypropyltransferase/cysteine synthase family protein: MSETPNYRFETLQVHAGQEPAPGTNARAVPIYQTTSYVFNDADHGANLFALKEFGNIYTRIMNPTTDAFEKRIAALEGGVAALATSSGQAAQFLAIATICEAGDNIVSTSFVYGGTYNQFKVALPRLGINVKFVDGDNPEDFRKAIDDKTKAIYLESIGNPKCNIPDFSAIADIAHEHGIPLIVDNTFGCGGYLCKPLEHGADIITESATKWIGGHGTSIGGVIVDSGKFDWGNGKFPIFTEPSPGYHGMNFYETFGPKSPFGNIAFIIRARVEGLRDFGPAMSPFNAFLLLQGLETLSLRVQRHADNAMELAKWLSKHPKVEWVKYAGLKDNPYHKLAKKYLTNGFGCVVNFGIKGGMEAGREFINNVQLASHLANVGDAKTLVIHPASTTHQQLSEAEQQSSGVTPDMVRVSVGIEHIEDIKADFDQAFKKA, translated from the coding sequence ATGAGTGAAACGCCGAACTACCGCTTTGAGACCCTACAAGTTCATGCCGGACAGGAACCAGCCCCAGGGACAAATGCCCGTGCTGTTCCTATTTACCAAACCACTTCTTATGTCTTTAATGACGCTGACCACGGCGCTAATTTGTTTGCGCTAAAAGAATTCGGGAATATTTATACCCGAATTATGAACCCGACGACGGATGCCTTTGAAAAGCGGATTGCTGCCTTGGAAGGTGGGGTGGCTGCCTTAGCAACATCCAGTGGTCAAGCGGCCCAATTTTTGGCGATCGCCACGATTTGTGAAGCGGGAGATAACATTGTTTCCACCAGTTTTGTCTATGGCGGAACCTACAATCAATTTAAAGTAGCTCTGCCCCGGTTAGGCATTAACGTTAAATTTGTCGATGGAGATAATCCTGAAGATTTCCGAAAGGCGATCGATGACAAAACCAAAGCCATTTATTTAGAAAGTATCGGGAATCCCAAATGCAATATTCCTGATTTTTCGGCGATTGCCGATATCGCCCATGAACATGGAATTCCCTTAATTGTAGATAATACCTTTGGTTGTGGGGGTTACTTATGTAAACCCTTGGAACATGGTGCAGATATCATTACGGAATCGGCCACAAAATGGATTGGCGGTCATGGGACATCCATTGGTGGGGTGATTGTCGATTCAGGTAAATTTGACTGGGGAAATGGCAAATTCCCCATTTTCACTGAACCGTCTCCTGGTTATCATGGCATGAATTTCTATGAAACCTTTGGGCCAAAAAGTCCATTTGGAAATATTGCCTTTATCATTCGCGCCCGGGTAGAAGGATTGCGCGATTTTGGACCGGCTATGAGTCCATTTAATGCATTCTTACTCTTGCAGGGGTTAGAAACCCTTTCCCTGCGAGTTCAGCGTCATGCTGATAATGCAATGGAGTTAGCAAAATGGCTCTCGAAGCATCCCAAGGTGGAATGGGTTAAATATGCTGGACTCAAGGATAATCCCTATCACAAGTTAGCTAAAAAATACCTGACCAATGGGTTTGGCTGTGTGGTTAATTTTGGGATTAAAGGTGGCATGGAAGCGGGCAGAGAATTTATCAATAATGTTCAGTTAGCCAGCCATTTAGCCAATGTCGGCGATGCCAAAACTCTGGTGATTCATCCCGCCTCAACGACTCACCAACAATTGAGTGAAGCGGAACAACAATCCTCTGGGGTCACCCCGGATATGGTTCGGGTCTCTGTGGGAATTGAACATATTGAGGATATTAAGGCAGATTTCGACCAAGCTTTTAAAAAAGCTTAG
- a CDS encoding glycosyltransferase family 4 protein yields MKKKRILFLISDKKMGGVMTMVDSLTRSSLSKQFDFKTVCLDANEAINERVTPDVVVINKACTWRRIPNLLWLSIRKRKTQVVIIEHHYTAGFETHQVPEKTRFRLMLKISYSLADRVVAVSEDQADWMFKNNLVDADKLHQINPAVKLKEFLEVPEREPRPEIRLAAYGRFCQQKGFDILLEAMKLIPQHTVNLYLGGDGPDKEDLKERALGLKNVKFCGAIDDVPQFLEGCDAVVITSRWEPFGLVCMEAKAAGKPVIASDIDGLREQVRDCGILVPPEDPVKLASAIASLGESDLLTWGQNGRNSVKDARNQFLTQWENLLVELTED; encoded by the coding sequence ATGAAAAAGAAGCGTATCTTATTTCTGATTTCTGATAAAAAGATGGGAGGGGTCATGACAATGGTGGATAGTTTGACTCGTTCCTCTCTATCCAAACAGTTTGACTTTAAGACCGTGTGCTTGGATGCCAATGAAGCCATCAATGAACGGGTAACACCGGATGTTGTGGTGATTAATAAAGCCTGTACCTGGAGGAGAATTCCCAATTTACTTTGGTTAAGTATCCGTAAAAGAAAAACCCAGGTGGTGATTATCGAGCATCATTATACGGCGGGATTTGAAACCCATCAGGTTCCGGAGAAAACGCGCTTCCGGCTGATGCTAAAAATTTCCTACTCTTTAGCCGATCGCGTGGTCGCGGTTTCGGAGGATCAAGCGGATTGGATGTTTAAAAATAACTTAGTAGACGCCGATAAACTACATCAAATTAACCCAGCAGTCAAACTCAAGGAATTCCTGGAAGTTCCTGAGCGCGAACCCCGCCCAGAAATTCGTTTAGCCGCTTATGGTCGATTCTGCCAACAAAAAGGTTTTGACATTTTGCTAGAGGCCATGAAGTTAATTCCCCAACATACGGTAAATTTATATTTAGGAGGAGATGGACCGGATAAGGAAGACCTCAAAGAACGCGCCCTGGGGTTAAAAAATGTCAAATTTTGTGGGGCGATCGATGATGTTCCCCAATTTTTAGAAGGATGTGATGCGGTCGTCATTACATCGCGCTGGGAACCCTTTGGTTTAGTCTGCATGGAAGCCAAAGCCGCAGGTAAACCCGTGATTGCCTCCGACATTGATGGGTTACGAGAACAAGTGCGCGATTGTGGGATTTTGGTTCCTCCAGAAGATCCGGTTAAATTGGCTTCTGCGATCGCCTCCTTGGGCGAGAGTGACCTCTTGACTTGGGGTCAAAACGGGCGCAACTCGGTCAAAGATGCCCGCAACCAATTTTTAACTCAATGGGAAAACTTACTGGTGGAATTAACAGAAGATTAA
- a CDS encoding O-antigen ligase family protein, whose amino-acid sequence MKPENLPEKLVWYYIISTYIIYLMGAQYVLAPLLSYVLLFYVLKKWWNQTEETPPEERVRFTPSNWLWIVAMFIMHIALVMGHIDFGMGLPQIIRSTVNGWLRSWALLALFPLAAHLDIRPKLIYRAIAILCVQSLILIPFGYLFSMAGLPSELYTSPLKAFGGSSLYNVNLLYQYDAEGGQTRMFLFAPWAPALGMIGIMYFGLVQQDEDKKWRWWGMVGAAAMAVTSVSRLGIIALPFIPVAVWGLTNFVRPWVIFASGFASLGLGLFAPALIDFLNAVKTQFTQARASSSHVRDVLNGMAVYRWRTDAPIWGHGILQPKGPGVVAEMPIGSHHTWFGVLFLHGIVGFFAIVIPLIWTFIEMLIKAQHSQTAKVTLHFLIALFLFAFAENIQGLAYLYWPCLIIMGMAFKEQLIVGSDSDEKEAYLISDF is encoded by the coding sequence ATGAAGCCAGAAAACCTACCTGAAAAGTTAGTTTGGTATTACATCATCAGCACTTATATCATTTATTTGATGGGTGCCCAGTATGTACTTGCCCCTCTGTTATCTTATGTTCTGCTGTTTTATGTGCTGAAAAAATGGTGGAACCAAACTGAGGAGACACCCCCGGAAGAACGGGTCCGGTTTACCCCTTCTAACTGGCTGTGGATTGTTGCGATGTTCATCATGCACATCGCGTTAGTCATGGGTCATATAGACTTTGGAATGGGATTACCGCAAATCATTCGCTCTACGGTGAATGGATGGCTCAGAAGCTGGGCGCTTTTAGCGCTATTTCCCCTGGCGGCTCACCTAGATATCCGCCCCAAGTTAATTTATCGAGCCATTGCGATTCTCTGTGTTCAAAGTTTAATTTTGATTCCCTTTGGGTATCTTTTTAGCATGGCGGGTCTTCCGAGTGAGCTATATACTTCTCCGTTAAAAGCCTTTGGAGGGAGTTCTTTATATAACGTTAACTTGCTCTATCAATATGATGCTGAAGGGGGTCAAACGCGAATGTTTTTGTTCGCTCCCTGGGCACCGGCTTTGGGAATGATTGGCATCATGTACTTTGGGCTCGTCCAGCAAGATGAAGACAAAAAATGGCGCTGGTGGGGGATGGTGGGGGCGGCAGCAATGGCCGTGACATCGGTTTCTCGGTTAGGAATTATCGCCTTGCCTTTCATTCCGGTGGCGGTGTGGGGGTTGACTAATTTTGTAAGACCTTGGGTCATCTTTGCTTCAGGTTTTGCCAGTTTAGGCTTAGGGCTATTTGCACCGGCCTTGATCGACTTTCTCAACGCCGTCAAAACTCAATTTACTCAAGCCCGGGCTAGTTCTTCCCACGTTCGAGATGTACTCAATGGTATGGCCGTTTATCGCTGGAGAACGGACGCTCCAATTTGGGGGCATGGCATTCTTCAACCGAAAGGACCAGGAGTGGTGGCCGAGATGCCTATTGGCTCTCATCATACTTGGTTTGGGGTGTTGTTTCTGCACGGAATCGTCGGATTTTTTGCCATCGTCATTCCCCTAATTTGGACCTTCATAGAAATGCTGATTAAAGCCCAGCATTCTCAAACAGCTAAGGTGACCTTACATTTTTTAATTGCTCTGTTTCTATTTGCCTTTGCGGAAAATATTCAGGGCTTAGCTTACCTCTATTGGCCCTGTTTAATCATCATGGGAATGGCTTTTAAAGAACAATTAATCGTTGGGAGCGACAGTGATGAAAAAGAAGCGTATCTTATTTCTGATTTCTGA
- a CDS encoding lipopolysaccharide biosynthesis protein has translation MNFATFQTKVKKKLNNKFVQNIGWLTGAEFAIRVVRLMTTVVLARFLTQYDYGLAAIVLTTYEFTRVFTDIGIGAKLIQAEPEELEDLCRNAYWLCWVLYSGLFLAQAIVAFPIAWFYSDTNLILPIAVLGGVFLITPIGVVQAILLRRENRLEIQALNHTLVQGSSNLLSLVFAILGLGIWAIVIPQLLVTPLWAYIYLRHHSWRPTGGFRKEKWAEIFGFGKNVLGIELLKTLRTNLDYLLVGRFLGITELGIYFFAFNAGLGISLSIIKSINSALLPHLCSMRQDWGRMKQQFYKSLKVIGGLIIPLALLQSTLAPFYVPIVFGEKWIEAIPVLMIICISAIPRPFGDAASQLMIAIGRPDIDFKWNIIFTLVFTLSLFVGIQWQVIGLAFTVLIVHAIALPAYTIWASRYAFNRPH, from the coding sequence ATGAACTTTGCAACATTTCAAACTAAAGTTAAAAAGAAGCTCAATAACAAATTTGTTCAGAATATTGGCTGGCTGACTGGGGCAGAATTTGCCATCCGGGTTGTACGCTTAATGACCACCGTGGTCTTAGCCCGGTTTTTAACCCAATACGATTATGGCTTGGCAGCCATTGTCTTAACCACTTACGAGTTTACCCGGGTCTTTACAGACATTGGAATTGGCGCTAAACTCATTCAAGCCGAACCCGAAGAACTGGAAGACTTATGTCGAAACGCCTATTGGTTGTGTTGGGTCCTTTATAGCGGCTTATTCCTCGCTCAGGCCATTGTCGCTTTTCCCATTGCCTGGTTTTATAGCGATACCAATTTGATTCTACCCATCGCCGTTTTGGGAGGGGTCTTTTTAATAACCCCTATAGGGGTGGTGCAAGCGATATTACTGCGCCGAGAAAATCGCTTAGAAATCCAAGCTCTCAATCACACCTTAGTTCAGGGATCAAGTAATCTTTTATCCCTTGTCTTCGCCATATTGGGTTTGGGCATCTGGGCGATCGTCATTCCTCAACTCCTCGTTACTCCCTTGTGGGCTTATATCTACTTACGCCACCATTCCTGGCGTCCCACTGGCGGATTTCGTAAAGAAAAATGGGCCGAGATTTTTGGATTTGGGAAAAATGTCTTAGGCATAGAACTGTTAAAGACACTCAGAACCAACCTCGATTATCTGCTCGTGGGTCGCTTCTTAGGAATTACGGAGTTAGGAATCTACTTCTTTGCCTTTAATGCTGGATTGGGGATTAGCTTGAGTATCATTAAATCCATTAACTCGGCCTTATTACCTCATTTGTGTTCCATGCGCCAAGACTGGGGTAGAATGAAGCAGCAGTTTTATAAGAGCTTAAAGGTGATTGGAGGATTAATCATTCCCTTGGCACTCTTACAATCGACTTTAGCACCCTTTTATGTTCCCATTGTTTTTGGAGAAAAATGGATTGAAGCCATTCCGGTCTTAATGATTATCTGTATCTCGGCTATCCCTCGCCCCTTCGGTGATGCGGCTTCTCAGTTAATGATCGCAATTGGCCGACCGGATATCGATTTTAAGTGGAATATCATCTTTACGCTAGTCTTTACCCTCAGTTTGTTTGTGGGTATCCAATGGCAAGTAATTGGATTAGCTTTCACCGTATTAATCGTTCATGCGATCGCCTTACCCGCCTATACAATTTGGGCGAGTCGGTACGCCTTTAACCGCCCTCATTAA